The Edaphobacter sp. 12200R-103 genome contains a region encoding:
- a CDS encoding lysylphosphatidylglycerol synthase transmembrane domain-containing protein yields the protein MKRRSGVLWAVLIAVLAVIVFVYRDRIHFDWKNFGEQLRHIQGGHAVAGIALIYATYWLRSVRWSVMVEPTKKVKASALIGPQFIGFTAVALFGRLADLTRPYLVARKIGLPLSSQVAVYTLERMFDLGAAAVIFSTALAFMPKNMPHQQVFMRAGLWSLAFTLFIALFAIAVRVAGGVVAGFAKAVLNPLSENAAQSIADKIIGFREGLNALKSWRELIVVTVISLLMWGMIASAYVQTAHAFVQTPELANLSFSRAMLLMAASIGGSLLQLPIVGWFTQIAVTAAAMHTFYGAPIEAATACGALLLVVTFLCIIPAGLIFAQVEQVSLSRIAAESEEAGKEADAVQDASPMP from the coding sequence ATGAAGAGACGAAGCGGAGTCCTGTGGGCGGTTCTTATTGCTGTGCTCGCGGTGATTGTCTTTGTCTATCGCGACCGGATCCATTTCGACTGGAAAAACTTCGGCGAACAGTTGCGGCACATTCAGGGCGGTCACGCCGTCGCGGGAATTGCGCTGATTTACGCGACGTACTGGCTTCGTTCCGTGCGCTGGAGCGTAATGGTAGAGCCTACCAAAAAGGTGAAGGCCAGCGCGTTGATCGGTCCGCAGTTTATCGGGTTTACGGCGGTAGCTCTCTTCGGACGGCTGGCGGACCTGACGCGGCCGTATCTTGTGGCTCGCAAGATCGGGCTTCCGCTCAGCTCGCAGGTCGCGGTGTACACGCTGGAGAGGATGTTCGACCTGGGTGCGGCGGCGGTGATCTTTTCGACGGCACTGGCCTTCATGCCGAAGAATATGCCCCATCAGCAGGTCTTCATGCGCGCCGGGCTGTGGAGCCTGGCATTTACGCTGTTTATCGCGCTGTTCGCTATTGCGGTGCGAGTGGCTGGCGGCGTCGTAGCGGGGTTTGCGAAAGCGGTCCTGAACCCGCTCTCCGAAAACGCCGCGCAAAGCATCGCCGACAAGATCATTGGATTCCGCGAGGGCCTGAATGCGCTGAAGAGCTGGCGGGAGTTGATCGTCGTCACGGTGATCTCGCTGCTGATGTGGGGCATGATCGCTTCAGCGTATGTGCAGACGGCGCATGCCTTCGTCCAGACGCCGGAGCTGGCAAACCTGTCCTTTTCACGGGCCATGCTGCTGATGGCTGCGAGTATTGGAGGAAGTCTGCTGCAGCTGCCTATCGTAGGGTGGTTTACGCAGATTGCCGTAACGGCGGCGGCGATGCACACCTTCTACGGCGCTCCCATTGAGGCGGCGACAGCATGTGGTGCGTTGTTGCTGGTGGTGACCTTCCTCTGCATTATCCCGGCGGGGTTGATCTTCGCGCAGGTGGAACAGGTCAGCCTGAGCAGGATAGCGGCGGAGAGTGAAGAGGCGGGCAAAGAGGCTGATGCAGTTCAGGATGCTTCACCAATGCCGTGA
- a CDS encoding lytic transglycosylase domain-containing protein, which produces MRLRFRSFGWQGVLTAMALLPSPMAHAAEHVTLRNGFELDCARQETHGDHVRLYLVSPDSSSTTANYMDVAADAVVRVEPVPDNPVILETPSPASSSAQSPAVTTLTREEMHTMLASAGGQHNIDSDLLASVVKAESGGRVRAVSRVGAQGLMQLMPATAQKLGVEDAFAPKDNINGGTAYLDMLLTRYHNNVALALAAYNAGPAAVDRYHGIPPYAETRAYVARVIREFNRRKRSSGSNEQVARTKQ; this is translated from the coding sequence GTGAGACTGCGATTCAGGTCGTTCGGCTGGCAGGGCGTTTTGACTGCGATGGCCCTGCTGCCAAGCCCGATGGCACATGCCGCCGAGCATGTAACCCTGCGGAACGGCTTTGAATTGGATTGCGCACGGCAGGAGACGCATGGGGACCATGTGCGGCTCTATCTTGTCTCGCCGGATTCAAGCTCCACCACGGCGAACTACATGGATGTTGCAGCCGATGCAGTCGTGCGGGTCGAGCCGGTTCCCGATAATCCGGTGATTCTCGAAACTCCATCCCCGGCCTCTTCCTCGGCACAGAGCCCCGCAGTCACGACGCTTACGCGGGAAGAGATGCACACGATGCTGGCCAGCGCGGGAGGGCAGCATAATATCGACTCCGATCTGCTGGCGAGCGTGGTCAAGGCCGAGAGCGGTGGGCGTGTTCGAGCCGTCTCCCGGGTTGGCGCACAGGGCCTGATGCAGTTGATGCCTGCGACGGCACAGAAGCTGGGAGTGGAAGACGCCTTTGCGCCGAAGGACAACATCAACGGCGGAACAGCGTACCTGGATATGCTGCTGACCCGCTACCACAATAATGTTGCCCTGGCGCTGGCTGCCTACAATGCCGGACCGGCGGCGGTGGACCGATACCACGGGATTCCTCCTTATGCGGAGACGCGAGCATATGTGGCCCGTGTCATCCGCGAGTTCAACCGCCGAAAGCGAAGCTCGGGCTCGAACGAGCAGGTTGCACGCACGAAGCAATAA
- a CDS encoding HAD-IIB family hydrolase, with the protein MGKSHRLRMVAVDMDGTLLGPDGQVSARNLAALKSAEQAGVEVVVATGRRHSYAMKVLRGLGLGEENGLISSNGAVVRTLGARLVKRTLLEEETAKWLVGHMDEFRRSLLVTFDRVQADGDDVHGALVVEEMEELNGSISRWMAANEPYIERVVPMEHALGREGLIQMMLCGTIERMREAEAKLLGDPKVLGVGLTPLRRSEVRREGTGADLAPEAALHRTEYPERNLSIVDLLPAGCSKGGAVLSLAESRGIDPVEILAIGDNWNDVSMLEMAGQAVLMANAPEDLKDVGAARGWVMGRRHTEDGVAVALEAALAEEPHPSLV; encoded by the coding sequence ATGGGTAAAAGCCACCGGTTGCGCATGGTTGCTGTGGATATGGACGGGACGCTGCTGGGACCGGACGGGCAGGTGAGCGCGAGGAACCTTGCCGCCCTGAAGTCTGCCGAACAGGCCGGGGTGGAGGTCGTCGTTGCGACCGGACGGCGGCACAGCTACGCCATGAAGGTGCTGCGGGGGCTGGGGCTGGGCGAGGAAAATGGTCTCATCAGTTCGAACGGAGCGGTCGTGCGCACGCTTGGAGCGCGGCTGGTGAAGCGGACCCTGCTGGAGGAGGAGACAGCGAAGTGGCTGGTGGGCCACATGGACGAGTTTCGGCGGTCGCTGCTGGTCACCTTTGACCGGGTGCAGGCCGATGGCGACGATGTGCATGGGGCTCTGGTGGTTGAAGAGATGGAAGAGCTGAACGGCAGCATCAGCCGGTGGATGGCAGCCAATGAGCCTTATATTGAGCGTGTCGTGCCGATGGAGCATGCCCTCGGACGCGAGGGGCTGATCCAGATGATGTTATGTGGCACGATCGAGCGGATGCGAGAGGCCGAGGCGAAGCTGCTGGGCGACCCGAAGGTTCTGGGAGTGGGCCTGACGCCATTGCGCAGGAGCGAGGTGCGGCGGGAGGGCACAGGAGCTGATCTTGCTCCGGAGGCCGCACTGCACAGGACGGAGTATCCGGAGCGGAATCTGAGCATTGTGGATCTTCTGCCGGCAGGCTGCAGCAAGGGAGGAGCAGTCCTGAGCCTGGCTGAGAGCCGCGGAATCGACCCGGTGGAGATTCTGGCGATCGGCGATAACTGGAATGACGTCTCCATGCTGGAGATGGCGGGACAGGCCGTGTTGATGGCCAACGCCCCGGAAGACCTGAAGGATGTGGGAGCTGCGCGAGGCTGGGTGATGGGCAGGCGCCATACAGAAGATGGCGTAGCGGTTGCCCTGGAGGCAGCGCTGGCCGAGGAGCCACATCCGTCTTTGGTGTAA
- a CDS encoding threonine synthase encodes MPRIAFLECSRCQNHVSAEAPQTVCPACTGSLYVRYDMDELKRTSRRDDIAIRAAASPASLGMWRYSAVLPDVTPVTLGEGWTPMIHSRRYPGLSIKEEGANPTGTFKARGLGMAVTMAKHYGLQHLAVPSAGNAASALAAYAAAAQMQAHIFMPQDVPFANYLEGIVYGSDVTLVDGLISDCAHLVGEKIKAQKEANTPAAETWFDISTLKEPYRVEGKKTMGYELVEQLGWTYPDAVFYPTGGGVGLIGMWKAFEEMEQLGWVSGKRPKMYALQSSGCDPIVKAFEEDKPTSEFFQNADTFAAGLRVPKPYGDYIILDILQQSGGKAIASDDATILQSILDYARNEGIFLSPEGAAATAAYDQLLASGELKPTDKVVLFNTGAGLKYTDMTAEAMHLRRPGSLPTSLPVGGIITPQ; translated from the coding sequence ATGCCCCGCATCGCCTTCCTCGAGTGCTCCCGCTGCCAAAACCACGTCTCTGCCGAAGCCCCGCAGACCGTCTGCCCCGCCTGCACCGGCTCTCTCTACGTCCGGTACGACATGGACGAGCTGAAGCGCACCTCGCGACGGGACGACATTGCGATCAGAGCCGCTGCATCTCCAGCGAGCCTCGGCATGTGGCGCTACTCCGCTGTCCTTCCTGACGTCACTCCCGTCACCCTCGGCGAGGGCTGGACTCCCATGATCCACTCCCGCCGCTACCCCGGCCTCTCTATTAAGGAGGAAGGCGCCAACCCGACCGGCACCTTCAAGGCCCGGGGGCTCGGCATGGCCGTCACGATGGCGAAACACTACGGCCTTCAGCACCTTGCCGTTCCCTCCGCGGGAAACGCGGCCAGCGCCCTCGCCGCCTACGCCGCCGCCGCCCAGATGCAGGCCCACATCTTTATGCCGCAGGACGTTCCCTTCGCCAACTACCTGGAAGGCATCGTCTACGGCTCCGACGTCACCCTTGTCGACGGACTCATCTCCGACTGCGCCCACCTCGTCGGCGAAAAGATCAAGGCGCAGAAAGAAGCCAACACTCCCGCAGCAGAGACATGGTTCGACATCTCCACCCTCAAGGAGCCCTATCGCGTCGAAGGCAAAAAGACCATGGGGTACGAGCTCGTCGAGCAGCTCGGCTGGACCTACCCCGACGCCGTCTTCTACCCCACCGGCGGGGGCGTCGGCCTGATCGGCATGTGGAAGGCTTTCGAGGAGATGGAACAACTCGGATGGGTCAGCGGCAAACGCCCGAAGATGTATGCTCTCCAATCCTCTGGTTGCGACCCCATCGTCAAAGCCTTTGAAGAAGACAAGCCCACAAGCGAGTTCTTCCAGAACGCCGACACCTTCGCCGCAGGACTCCGCGTCCCCAAGCCCTACGGCGACTACATCATCCTCGACATCCTCCAGCAGTCCGGCGGCAAGGCCATCGCCAGCGACGACGCCACCATTCTCCAGAGCATCCTCGACTACGCACGCAACGAGGGCATCTTCCTCTCTCCCGAAGGCGCTGCCGCAACCGCGGCATACGACCAGCTCCTTGCATCCGGCGAACTCAAGCCTACCGACAAGGTCGTCCTCTTCAACACCGGCGCCGGCCTCAAGTACACCGACATGACCGCCGAGGCCATGCACCTGCGCAGGCCCGGAAGCCTGCCCACCAGCCTGCCCGTGGGAGGCATCATTACCCCACAGTAA
- a CDS encoding DNA-3-methyladenine glycosylase — translation MATDSPATEMSLLPSQFPVLSSDFFLRSPDIVARDILGKVLVHRRRGERLSGRIVEVEAYLGLNDPASHAFRGRTSANAVLFGPPGIAYVYFIYGMHYCVNVSCLPENEPGGVLIRALVPLEGIKTMARLRGLPENAKAQQLTGGPGKLCEAIGITRATHNGIDVTKAESSLHIEDDGVGLGKIEITPRIGITKAIEHPLRFVLKDWK, via the coding sequence TTGGCTACTGACAGCCCTGCGACCGAGATGAGCCTTTTGCCCTCACAATTTCCTGTGCTTTCGTCCGATTTCTTCCTGCGATCTCCGGACATCGTCGCACGCGACATCCTTGGTAAGGTCCTGGTACATCGTCGCAGAGGCGAACGGCTCAGCGGTCGCATCGTCGAAGTCGAAGCCTATCTTGGACTCAACGATCCCGCCTCTCATGCCTTCCGGGGACGGACTTCTGCCAACGCAGTGTTGTTCGGCCCGCCGGGGATAGCGTATGTGTACTTCATCTACGGGATGCACTATTGCGTCAACGTCTCCTGCCTGCCTGAAAACGAGCCCGGCGGCGTTTTGATCCGCGCCCTCGTTCCTCTGGAAGGAATCAAAACCATGGCGCGGCTGCGCGGCCTGCCGGAGAACGCGAAAGCACAGCAACTCACCGGCGGCCCCGGAAAGCTATGCGAAGCAATAGGCATCACGCGTGCCACTCACAACGGCATTGACGTTACGAAGGCGGAGTCTTCTCTCCACATCGAGGATGACGGCGTGGGTCTGGGGAAGATTGAGATCACGCCTCGCATCGGCATCACGAAGGCCATCGAGCATCCTCTCCGCTTTGTCCTGAAGGACTGGAAATAG
- a CDS encoding serine hydrolase, with translation MRPLAILLLCLAPLAAHAQTDPVPRMQQIVANYTNDKSFMGSVLVVKDGHTLIDQGYGSADLEWNIPNSPATKFRLGSITKQFTAASILLLQERGKLSIDDPVSKYMPDAPAAWSKITIYNVLTHTSGIPSFTGFPDYRTTEWKDTTPAELVARFRDKPLDFEPGTKFNYSNSGYVLLGYLIEKVSGQAYADFLQQNIFTPLGMQDTGIDSNAAILPQRAQGYRRSPRGIEHDGYISMTIPFSAGALYSTTGDLLKWEQGLFGGKVLKPESLAKMTTSFKDGYGCGLFIRDIDGHKLITHGGGIEGFNTSLNYYPNDKLIVIVLGNLTGGAPDMIATNLGKAALGQQVILPSERKAIDVSPAILAEYAGTYRMTDAPIDNVIAIKDGHLTTKLASQPALDLFAESETKFFLKVVDAQIEFFRDPATHAINRLILYQNGMQHEGRKQ, from the coding sequence ATGCGTCCACTCGCCATCCTTCTTCTCTGCCTCGCGCCTCTCGCCGCTCATGCCCAGACCGATCCCGTGCCGCGCATGCAGCAGATCGTCGCCAATTACACCAACGACAAATCCTTCATGGGCTCGGTCCTCGTCGTCAAAGACGGCCATACCCTCATCGACCAGGGCTACGGCTCCGCGGATCTGGAGTGGAACATTCCCAACTCTCCCGCCACCAAGTTCCGCCTCGGCTCCATCACCAAGCAGTTCACCGCCGCAAGCATCCTCCTCCTTCAGGAGCGCGGCAAGCTGAGCATCGACGACCCCGTCAGCAAGTACATGCCCGACGCTCCCGCCGCCTGGTCGAAGATCACCATCTACAACGTCCTCACCCACACCTCTGGCATCCCCTCCTTCACCGGCTTTCCCGACTACCGCACCACCGAGTGGAAGGACACCACTCCCGCCGAACTTGTCGCGCGCTTCCGCGACAAGCCCCTCGACTTCGAACCTGGCACAAAGTTCAATTACTCCAACTCCGGCTACGTCCTCCTCGGCTACCTGATCGAAAAAGTCTCTGGCCAGGCCTACGCCGACTTCCTCCAGCAGAACATCTTCACTCCACTCGGCATGCAAGACACCGGCATCGATTCCAACGCCGCCATCCTGCCGCAGCGCGCACAAGGCTACCGCCGCTCGCCCCGCGGCATCGAGCACGACGGATACATCAGCATGACCATCCCATTCTCCGCCGGCGCCCTCTACTCCACCACCGGCGACCTCCTCAAGTGGGAGCAGGGTCTCTTCGGCGGCAAAGTCCTCAAACCCGAATCGCTCGCGAAGATGACGACGTCCTTCAAAGATGGTTATGGATGCGGACTCTTCATCCGCGATATCGACGGCCATAAACTCATCACTCATGGCGGCGGCATCGAAGGCTTCAATACCTCGCTCAACTACTACCCCAACGACAAACTCATTGTGATCGTCCTCGGGAACCTGACAGGCGGCGCGCCCGATATGATCGCCACCAACCTTGGCAAGGCTGCCCTCGGCCAGCAGGTCATCCTTCCCTCCGAGCGCAAGGCCATCGACGTTTCTCCCGCGATCCTCGCCGAATACGCCGGCACCTACCGGATGACCGACGCCCCCATCGACAACGTCATCGCCATCAAGGACGGCCACCTCACCACCAAACTTGCGAGCCAGCCCGCCCTCGATCTCTTCGCAGAATCGGAGACAAAGTTCTTCCTCAAGGTAGTCGACGCTCAGATTGAGTTCTTCCGCGATCCAGCCACGCACGCCATCAACCGCCTCATCCTCTATCAGAACGGCATGCAGCACGAAGGCAGGAAACAGTAG
- a CDS encoding MATE family efflux transporter produces the protein MTVRQQIRHMLVLALPLIAAELGWMSMGIVDTIMVGHMDNAAVNIASASLGQVLYNTLAFGIAGVLLSLDTFLSQSHGAGRYDEANRWLYHGLILAAILAGSLFGIVELAPLVMRRMPINPHVMDGAIHFLRALNWGTPTLFLYFTLRRYLQAFNHVRPIAFALVTANLCNVLVNWLLIYGHQWGPIRIPALGIVGSGLATSLSRTYLALFLLAAIWHVEHKHNYGLRSMLRHVESSRLKRLTLLGAPAGGQIFVEIAIFGTVTFLIGTMGPLPLAGHEIALNCASFTFMIPFAISAAAAVRVGQALGRKAPREAAAAGWTAILLGAACMATCSILLSVFAHSIARAFTPDRAVIAATVPLLFVAAAFQFFDGLQITATGALRGAGNTHAGLIVQIVGYWIIGLPIGSWLGFHLHHGALGLWIGLCAGLIVAGISLTTVWSRTTRSLSQKSLVP, from the coding sequence ATGACAGTTCGCCAGCAGATTCGCCACATGCTCGTCCTCGCCCTCCCGCTCATCGCCGCCGAGCTCGGCTGGATGTCGATGGGAATCGTCGACACCATCATGGTCGGACATATGGACAACGCGGCGGTCAACATCGCCTCCGCCTCCCTCGGCCAGGTTCTCTACAACACGCTCGCCTTCGGGATCGCCGGTGTCCTGCTCTCGCTCGATACGTTCCTATCGCAGTCGCACGGCGCCGGACGTTACGACGAAGCCAACCGCTGGCTTTATCACGGCCTCATCCTCGCGGCGATTCTTGCCGGATCTCTCTTCGGAATCGTCGAGCTGGCACCCCTCGTCATGCGCCGGATGCCCATCAACCCACACGTCATGGACGGAGCCATCCACTTCCTCCGCGCACTCAACTGGGGAACGCCGACGCTCTTTCTCTACTTCACCCTGCGCCGCTACCTGCAGGCCTTCAACCACGTTCGCCCCATCGCCTTTGCCCTTGTTACCGCCAACCTGTGCAACGTTCTCGTCAACTGGCTCCTGATCTACGGCCATCAATGGGGCCCAATCCGGATTCCCGCTCTCGGCATCGTCGGCTCGGGTCTGGCGACCTCGCTCTCGCGCACCTATCTCGCCCTCTTCCTGCTCGCCGCCATCTGGCACGTGGAGCACAAACACAACTACGGCCTGCGCTCCATGCTGCGGCACGTCGAATCCAGTCGTCTCAAACGCCTCACCCTGCTCGGCGCACCCGCCGGAGGCCAGATCTTCGTCGAGATCGCCATCTTCGGTACCGTAACCTTCCTGATCGGGACCATGGGCCCGCTTCCGCTTGCCGGTCACGAGATCGCCCTCAACTGTGCCAGCTTCACCTTCATGATCCCGTTCGCCATCTCCGCCGCCGCCGCGGTGCGGGTCGGTCAGGCGCTCGGCCGCAAAGCCCCGCGCGAAGCCGCCGCCGCCGGATGGACCGCCATTCTACTGGGTGCAGCCTGCATGGCCACCTGCTCCATCCTTCTCAGCGTCTTCGCGCACTCCATCGCCCGAGCCTTCACACCCGACCGCGCCGTGATCGCCGCAACCGTTCCTCTTCTGTTCGTTGCTGCCGCCTTTCAATTCTTCGACGGTCTTCAGATCACTGCCACAGGGGCGCTTCGCGGCGCGGGCAATACACATGCCGGCCTGATCGTCCAGATCGTCGGCTACTGGATCATCGGTCTTCCTATCGGAAGCTGGCTGGGCTTTCATCTTCATCACGGCGCTCTCGGACTTTGGATCGGCCTCTGCGCCGGCCTCATCGTAGCGGGAATCTCCCTCACCACCGTATGGAGCAGGACCACACGCTCGCTCTCGCAGAAGAGCCTCGTGCCCTAA
- a CDS encoding FUSC family protein, whose translation MRWYLRWSSALRRLHWERGLRAGIAVLTAMAVCRALGKPMGWAALGGFEAILVDNGGPYRSRLTTMLTVLVGGAMACVIASLSTTPFWLSVLVTAGFCFAVTFGRVLANQLASTSVVILVLYFAGYGGESHTLYGALGNALSYVLGGLWAAGFSLVLWPLDPFRPARLGVSRCYGMLAEFTSQVHATQPDSRDRQAERHRMHELQRQMRLSIESARTAIGATGARITARTQRARSLTVLLETADLLFAGTIRWTELLESSSDPHDQAAIEEALEWMEGAEKTIAVALESRPADGAASFALEGSHSIQHLRKREAAIKTLEAAMVPSDPLIRHLVQEERDILLNIEVAFEAIQALWSGIEPSSRTTSSGAEIRSSLLARQVRPPSGTGWQSMLDAARANWTTRSIMMRHALRMLVVGAADVLLMKMVHVSHGGWLAMTSIIVLQPTSSGTLRRGAQRVGGTIAGGVLAAILAAAIHSQEGIIVVVTITSIFTLATYAIDYGWYAFFLTPTFVLLSLPHLRDWHFAGVRIGNTVLGAAVAVLAMRLLWPEREQVEMTRLLARGAQADAEYVRAMLTFWRTTDSTHHDAARVDADRRLLAPSRRACGLAINDAEEALDRIMLEPQVSLSNQIPKWEPALTFVTYLRRMTRAVTTLAALGCDDEELRGRASLVIRRMERVAELMTASAERRTPSLSAEPGLGDSEAAPAGKDTPAEHQLRRLERQTGVLERTAKTLIEQDY comes from the coding sequence CCATCCTGGTCGATAACGGAGGCCCCTATCGCAGCCGCCTGACGACCATGCTGACGGTTCTTGTGGGCGGAGCCATGGCCTGCGTCATCGCTTCCCTGTCCACCACGCCCTTCTGGCTGTCCGTGCTGGTTACGGCTGGCTTCTGCTTTGCCGTGACCTTCGGTCGCGTACTGGCGAACCAGCTTGCCTCCACTTCGGTGGTTATCCTTGTGCTTTACTTCGCGGGCTACGGCGGGGAGAGTCATACGCTTTATGGCGCGCTCGGCAATGCGCTCTCCTACGTGCTTGGAGGACTGTGGGCTGCGGGATTCAGCCTCGTGCTCTGGCCGCTTGACCCTTTTCGTCCGGCGCGGCTGGGCGTCTCCAGGTGCTACGGCATGTTGGCGGAGTTCACCTCGCAGGTGCATGCTACGCAACCGGACAGTCGCGACCGCCAGGCGGAGCGGCACCGCATGCACGAGCTGCAACGGCAGATGCGACTGAGCATCGAGTCGGCGCGTACAGCGATAGGAGCCACCGGCGCGAGGATTACGGCGCGAACCCAGCGTGCCCGCTCACTGACGGTTTTGCTGGAGACGGCTGACCTGCTCTTTGCGGGGACGATCCGCTGGACGGAGCTACTGGAGTCGAGCTCCGATCCTCACGACCAGGCCGCTATCGAAGAGGCTCTGGAGTGGATGGAAGGAGCGGAGAAGACCATTGCGGTCGCTCTCGAAAGCCGGCCCGCGGATGGCGCTGCCTCCTTCGCTCTTGAAGGCTCGCACTCCATCCAGCATCTCCGCAAGCGCGAGGCGGCCATCAAAACGCTCGAGGCCGCAATGGTACCGTCCGATCCGCTCATACGGCATCTCGTTCAGGAGGAGCGAGACATCCTGTTGAACATCGAGGTTGCATTCGAGGCCATTCAAGCGCTGTGGAGCGGTATTGAACCTTCGAGTCGCACCACAAGTTCAGGTGCAGAGATCCGTAGCTCGCTACTGGCCAGGCAAGTACGGCCACCGTCCGGCACCGGCTGGCAATCGATGCTGGATGCAGCGCGGGCCAACTGGACGACGCGCTCCATCATGATGCGGCACGCTCTGCGCATGCTGGTTGTTGGCGCGGCCGATGTGCTGCTGATGAAGATGGTCCATGTCAGCCACGGAGGATGGCTGGCGATGACCTCCATCATCGTGCTGCAGCCGACAAGCTCGGGAACGCTTCGCCGCGGTGCGCAACGCGTGGGTGGCACGATCGCAGGCGGAGTGCTGGCTGCGATCCTGGCGGCCGCGATCCACAGCCAGGAAGGCATCATCGTTGTGGTGACAATCACAAGCATCTTCACGCTTGCGACCTATGCCATCGATTACGGCTGGTACGCGTTCTTCCTGACGCCAACCTTCGTTCTGCTGAGCCTGCCGCATCTGCGTGATTGGCACTTCGCCGGAGTCCGCATTGGAAACACGGTCCTGGGCGCCGCCGTTGCAGTGCTGGCGATGCGGCTTCTATGGCCCGAGCGAGAGCAGGTCGAGATGACCCGCCTGCTGGCACGTGGAGCGCAAGCCGATGCGGAGTATGTTCGCGCGATGCTTACATTCTGGCGCACGACCGATAGCACGCACCACGATGCGGCCCGTGTCGACGCTGATCGCAGGCTGCTTGCGCCGTCGCGGCGTGCCTGTGGGTTGGCCATCAACGATGCGGAAGAAGCGTTGGACCGTATCATGCTCGAGCCGCAGGTTTCTCTGTCCAACCAGATTCCCAAATGGGAACCAGCGCTCACGTTCGTCACCTACCTGCGCCGCATGACCCGCGCTGTGACGACATTGGCGGCGTTGGGATGCGATGACGAGGAGCTTCGCGGTCGCGCCTCGCTCGTCATTCGCCGCATGGAGAGAGTCGCGGAGCTGATGACCGCCAGCGCCGAGCGAAGAACGCCTTCCTTGTCTGCAGAACCCGGCCTCGGCGATTCAGAAGCTGCTCCGGCGGGGAAGGATACACCGGCGGAACACCAGTTGCGGAGGCTGGAACGACAGACGGGTGTGCTGGAACGAACCGCGAAGACTCTGATCGAACAGGATTATTAA